The Deltaproteobacteria bacterium DNA window TTTGTCAGGCGGGCATGGTCTGGCGTCCCGTGCGGGAGAAGAATCCGGCGACCCTCGTTGCGATGGCCGACGGGAACCTGTCGGCCACGGGGTACGATGAAATCTCCCTCCTGTCCCTGAGCGCCGGCGATTACACCTACATAGAACCTCTCCTGTCCTTCCTGATGGACCGCTACCACAGGGACCGTGTCGCCCTGGCCCTGCCGTCCCTGCGCGTGGAAACCCTGACGAAAAGACTGATCGACGACATCAGGCGGGTACGAAAAACGAGCTTCACCCTCGCCCCCGAAGCGGGGACCCAACGGCTCCAGGACATCATCAACAAGGGGAACACGGAGGAGGAGCTGCTGGCGACGGCGCGGCGGGTTTTCGACGCCGGCTGGAAAAGGCTCAAACTGTACTTCATGATCGGCCTGCCCGGTGAAACGGACGGGGACCTGGAGGGCATTACCGACCTGGCCCGCCGCGTCCTCGCTGAGGGCGGGAACCGGGGACAGGTGACGGTGAGCCTCTCAACCTTCGTTCCCAAACCCCATACGCCCTTTCAATGGAGCCGGCAGATCTCCATGGAGGAAACCCTGGAAAAACAGGATTACTTCCGGCGGACAATCCGCCGGCGCAATCTTCCGGTCAAATGGCACGACCACCGTATGTCCTGGCTGGAGGGGATCCTTTCCCGGGGAAGCGAGCAGGCTGGGCGGATGATCGAGGAGGCGTACCAGCGGGGCGCCCGCTTTGACGGCTGGAGCGATCTTTTCCGGTTCTCCCTCTGGGAAACGGCCCTGGCGCATGGCCGGGACGACGTGACGTCCCCTCTGGAGGCGAAGGACCCCCTGGCCCCTTTACCCTGGGACCGAATCGATGCGGGACCCACCCGGGATTTTCTCCGGCGGGAGGCGGAAAAGGCGGCCCTCCGGGAGGCAACCCCCGATTGTCGCTCCTCCCCGTGCCACCATTGCGGGGCCTGCGACCATGTGAACATCAAAACGGCCCTGGCCGTCGACGAGGAACGGGTGCTTTCCGGCGGGGGCGCCCGGAGCGTCCCCACCATGGACGGTGAAAACAGGGAAAAACGGTTCCGGATCCTTTTCGGCAAGGAAGGTCTCTCACGCCTCCTGTCCCATCTCGAGACGGCTTCAGCCCTCACGCGAGCCATAAAACAGGGGGGCCTTCGGTTCGTCTATTCACGAGGTTTCCACCCCCATCCCCGGATCTCCTTTGCCGTGGCTCTTCCCGTCGGCGTGAAAAGCCTGGGCGAATATGCGGACATCCGGGTCGCAGCGCCCGTTCCGGACAGGGAACATTTCATCAGGGCGGCCAACCGGGCGCTGCCCTCGGGCATGACCATCCTGGACATGACGGAAATATCCCCTGCCGGCGCGCCGTTGAGCGAAACGATCCTCGGTTTCAGGTATCGCCTCGCCCTGCCCGGAGCGGGGGCCATGGATCCGGATGACGACATCGGAGAGAAAATCAGACTTTTTCTGGACGCCCCCTCCTTCGTGACCGCCAAGACAATCAGGGACAGAACCGTGACCCGGGATATCCGTCCCCTCGTGGAGGGTCTGCAGTTCGACGCGGCGCGGCGCGTCATCGATCTGAGGGTGAGGCGCCGTAACGACGGCACCCTGAATCCCCTTGATTTTCTCCGGCACGTGCTGGGCATGGACGCCGCCGCCCTCGGAGAAACGCAAGTCACCAAGACGGAGACCTTTTTCCGGAGTCCATAAACGGGGAAAGGGGCCGCACAGTTCGTCCCGATCCGACTGTCCGGTCGGCGTTTTCGCCTTCCGCCCCGAACAGGGTTATAAATTTTGTTGACAAACCGGATCGACATTGGGTAAAGTGCGCCAAAAATATTTGCAGGGATTAAATCATGTACGCAGTCATCAAAACAGGCGGTAAACAGCATCTCGTATCACCCGGCGATGTGCTGTCCATCGAAAAGGTGGAAGGACTCAAGGGGGATAGTTTTGTATTTGACGAGGTGCTTCTGATCGCTGACGGAGAGGATGTACGCTTGGGAACCCCGGTAGTCGAG harbors:
- a CDS encoding TIGR03960 family B12-binding radical SAM protein, with product MIFESLLSSVGKPSRYIGGEVNAPRKTPRPCGLSFALAFPDTYEVGMSHPGLQILYAVLNDTPGVVAERCFAPWPDMEEGMRRLGLPLSSMESRTPLNRFDIVGFSLQYELSYTNVLNMLELGRIPLRRADRRDGDPLIIAGGPCAFNPAPMSRFIDAFAIGEGEEIIGEISAAVMAGKARGVSRNRALEALAGIEGLYVPAVHGQSDIIRKRVLQDFTEWRLPSRPVVPVMKTIHDRVTLEIARGCTRGCRFCQAGMVWRPVREKNPATLVAMADGNLSATGYDEISLLSLSAGDYTYIEPLLSFLMDRYHRDRVALALPSLRVETLTKRLIDDIRRVRKTSFTLAPEAGTQRLQDIINKGNTEEELLATARRVFDAGWKRLKLYFMIGLPGETDGDLEGITDLARRVLAEGGNRGQVTVSLSTFVPKPHTPFQWSRQISMEETLEKQDYFRRTIRRRNLPVKWHDHRMSWLEGILSRGSEQAGRMIEEAYQRGARFDGWSDLFRFSLWETALAHGRDDVTSPLEAKDPLAPLPWDRIDAGPTRDFLRREAEKAALREATPDCRSSPCHHCGACDHVNIKTALAVDEERVLSGGGARSVPTMDGENREKRFRILFGKEGLSRLLSHLETASALTRAIKQGGLRFVYSRGFHPHPRISFAVALPVGVKSLGEYADIRVAAPVPDREHFIRAANRALPSGMTILDMTEISPAGAPLSETILGFRYRLALPGAGAMDPDDDIGEKIRLFLDAPSFVTAKTIRDRTVTRDIRPLVEGLQFDAARRVIDLRVRRRNDGTLNPLDFLRHVLGMDAAALGETQVTKTETFFRSP
- the rplU gene encoding 50S ribosomal protein L21, producing MYAVIKTGGKQHLVSPGDVLSIEKVEGLKGDSFVFDEVLLIADGEDVRLGTPVVEGARVFGEIVAQKKGPKITVFRMKRRKGYRKKTGHRQLLTSMRITEISM